Below is a genomic region from Oreochromis niloticus isolate F11D_XX linkage group LG13, O_niloticus_UMD_NMBU, whole genome shotgun sequence.
aatggacatttaaaaaaagaagaagctttttgctttgctgctgctttttgttttaaacacgTGAAACATCCAAAGCTTCGTGATCGTACCAACACGCACGACAAGATATTTGTGGAGATGTGTTCATGTTTCTCTGCCGGAGCGTGGACGAGTCTGTGTGTCGGATTATTAACGTGTAACTGTCGTGAAACGTGTcaaagagtctgtgtgtgtaaccATGAACGAAAAAAAACCTGTGAGAAACCGACCGACTGCTGACTCgtttgtccacacacacacacacacacacacagcattgaCCCTCAAAGTTGAATTCACTGACCACTGTGTGAAAGCTTAGTTATGTTTAAGGCAAAGAGCCCAAAGATGAACTTGTTTCAGATACAATGGAAGACAAAGTGATGCAGCAAACATTCTTTCACTGATGAGAAAACTGTGCAGCATAATTTACTTAAGCTGTTGAAGACATGAGAGCATTAAACCGGCTGATGTTTGGGAAAGAGGCTCTAACAGAAACATGACATCCTGATAAAATACTGTTCCCGAACCCTCCCTGCGTTCAGTTATTTCTTATCATCGTCCATTATTGTGATCTCTTATGAATCACGGATCCACTCCCCATGTAAATGTCATGGGCAGTCATGAAGGGTGGAGCCTATCGCAGCTGTCTCAGGGTGGGAGGTGCTGtacacctggacaggtcaccagtttaTTTTAGGTAATTAATGGGGATGACAGACATACAGGATTGATAGGTATTAGTAACAGATCAGTTATAAGGAATAGAAGTTGTGAATGATTGATAAGGAAGTCATGATAATAAAAACATGGAGGGTAAAAGTGGTGAGGGGATGGTGCAGGTTTACATCCACAGATCCTTCATCAGCCCTGACGTCAGAGACTCGAGTGGGAAAACAGACAGGAATGTTTAACCTGATCTGATCCAGATTAAAGCTGCGAAGAGTTCAAAGTTTCTTTCCTCACGTGGTCCAGATAAGAAAACCGAGCCGTCTGGATTCACACCTGGTCTCAGGTGGTGATAAATCAGCCTGTTCAAGTGCACAAACTTTCTTTATCAGCACTTTCACACAGACTGGTCTGAGTAGTGTTTTAATTAGACTAAACCACATACGTGCTTTTAAGAGTTCATCTCAGGTCAGTCCCAGAAACAGACTTCAGAGAgtgtcttcatcatcatcaccgtCACAGGAGTCGTTCTTCCACAAAGACGGGAATCATCCGGGACATGATTTTATGCAACCAAGAAAATCAAAAAAGCcttcaaatgtaaaatgtacgactttaaacAGTTTATCGATCATTTAGTCATCAAACCTGAAACTGTTGGAGGACGCGAGCAGCTTCAGCCTCACCTGCAGAAAACACCTatggaagctcatttctgccacgTTCATGTTAATGTTGATGATTTCGAGTCAGAATCATAAGTTTGTCAGTTTCTTTTCATTTGAATATTTAATTTGAACTTAAATGTAATCCAGCAAATTATAACAATCATTTAATTTTACTACATATTTAATGTTATAATTATAACAATTTCCTTTCAAAtgactgaatgaatattaaagatTAAacttgcagaatatttttaaatataaaatatggattaattttaaatgatcatttctaatcatgatttaaaacatttctaaaGTCTAATTTGATCCAGCTCATCATTGAAAGTCATTAccaaaacttaaaaatattgtagtttctaTGTTCCTGTGTGCATTTACAGTTTAAGATTCAAGACATCAAACTGGTGGAAattcttacattttttaaaattaatttgtaCTTTCCTTTGTTCATATTATTTGGGCACAAACAGGCTTCCACATTTCACAAGCAACAGGAAGTGACGCACAGACGAGGAGGCGGGGCTTTCGTCTAGAAGCTTTATTGATAATTGTTTACATCTCACAATGCATTCCACAAACACGGCTCCCGGCTGGAAGCTTTTTATCGTCACAATTGAAGTATGAAGTTTATCATTCACAATTATACTTGCATAACAAACAAATGCTTGAAGGTTTCCCAAAAGTCACATCAAGTTGCAACTTTATTAAGATAACGGCTCCACAGACAGAATGGTTATTTTAATCCCatggctgttttgtttttttaaatctttttaaatattttctgatGGTGATGAATGTAAACGTTCCTTCCAGAGTTTGTCACTAGACAGCTGCGATGACGTGGAAATAACGACTTTTATGTAATTAATGTGTTTAAATCGTCCGGCAAAGATTTCTAGATGTTTCTAACTAGAGTTACTCAGAAGCGATGAAGATTTTAAAAGGTAGTACaaccctcctccctccccccgCTGCCTCATCAGGAGTCAAAGACGTCGTTCGCGAATCCGTTGTTCGTCACATCGAGGCGGAACCGGCGTACCGAGGAACGAGCTCCAAGCTTCAGGGACACGACAGGAAATCACAAAAATACACCGAAAATCAGCGAGAATATTCAGAccgaaaaaacaacaacaacaacaaaaaaaaaaagaggcgcCGCCAGCCGCTCGCGCTCATCGACCGCAGCCGACGCGAAGACGAACCCTTCAGCTGGAAAACCTAAagccaaaaacagaaaacagatccCCCGAACCCGGCCGAGGAGCAGCCGACCTCCCACAGCGCACCGGGTGGAGGGAGCGAGGGTTCGTTCAAGATTCAAATGAGTTTCTTCGAGCGcagaaacaaacatttcaaaactcgactttaaaaagaaaaaaaataaaataaaacgggGGAGGGGGAAGCGAAAAATCATCGAGCTGACCTTGGAGTCGTCACACGGCCGCAACTTtcccagaaaacacaaaaataataaaaggaattctgaactggaaaaaaatgttttattattttgacaaATGCAGTTGGAAGGGCTGCGTCCACGCCAaacccctccccctcctcctccagccTTCCTTCATATCCACCCCGTCTCCCctcacccacccacacaccccCATCCTTCAATCAAATCATCTGGCTCAGGACTTCCTGAATCCAACTCCCACTTCCTGTTTACATCACTCTGTCTTGCGTTTCATCCCGGGCACCTTCGCCTGGATCCTGTGAACGAATCAGAACAGACGAGCCGTCAGCacgagacacaaacacaaacatcaaaGTCGACGTTAAAATCAGACGTCTGGTCGTGAAATAATCGGCTACGATCAAAAGTCTGATCGCCACAGCGGCCGCTCAAACCGCAGAGCAAACACGAGTCTGACGTCTGCAGGCTCGCTGTGAGTCGGACACCACGCTGTGACATCACATGATTCAGATTACAGCTGAGGGGAGTTTGCTCTTTACTTCAGATATTAGCAGCACGGAGGAAGTCAGCAAAGGGTTTGGAGCTGTTTGGAGGGAGCGAGTCGATGTGTCCGAGTACTCTGATTACATCGTTCTCCAGTCACTCCCACAGAGAGACTCGGAGCTGGGAATCTAACGTGAGCCTCACTAAGAGCAGGCCCTGCTGCATCATAAATATTCCTGGACGTATTTGTTGGATTTGATCTGACAAagttaagaaaaacatttaagtCGAGCCTTCAGCAGAAACCATGTGACCATCAGTCTCGTTGATCCGACAGCATCAGCAGAAATAAAACTGGAGATGGGAAAGTGGATGAGTGCAATATTCCTCATGAACAGTGAGCTGATATTCCTCAGAGGGCTCATCCTCACAGCTGTGTCAGTCTGCTCTGCAGCTCCTCTTAGACATGAAACTACCAGAGTCTACAACAGTACAGCCCACTGCGAGGCCCACTGTGAACCGCGAGGCCCACTGTGAACCGCGAGGCCCACTGTGAACCGCGAGGCCCACTGTGAACCGCGAGGCCCACTGTGAACCGCGAGGCCCACTGTGAACCGCGAGGCCCACTGTGAGTTCCACCACAGCAGACACTTAATTTAAAAACAGTGGTTTTGTTGGCTTTGAGAACAGGAAGTTGCCGTTTTGCTGCTCACTTACTTTCCAACGACATCTTTGATCTGGTTGTTGACCAGAGCCAGGTAATGGTCGATCTGAgcctggaacacacacacacacacacacacacacactttaaaacTAGAACGAGCACCTCCATCATCGACATTCTTTCTGTATTtcacagtaaaataataaaaactagtAGAGAACGTCTTTACTGGCTGTGGTTTATTTCTCAGCTGCATCAAACACCCTCACAAACCTGCAGACAGAATGGTGCATTGTGGGTAAAATGAGCCCTCACCTGGTGCTTTTCATAGATGATCGGGCAGCTGAAGACTGCGATCACAcctgcaggaggagaagaggaggcgGCTGAGTGTGGTTCGTGTTACTCGAGTATTTTTATCTAAACCTCAAACTGTGTCTGCGCTTTAAACCAGTTCATCTTAATGGGACTTCCTGTTTCAATGAACATTACATTTATCTGTGATTTGACTCCAAAAGATCTCGTTTTGGTCATGTGATGAATAAAGACAAAATCGACCAGTTTAAGTTCCTAAAATCTCCACCAGATGGAGTCAAAGGGAGAGAACACACTGAGACCTCCACCCTAAGACTGGTGCCATCATCGTCCCTGCTGTGACTCACCCAGAATAAGAAGAGTGAGGCCGTTGAACAAGGCGCCGACGTAGGTCAGGATCCACATCAACACGGCGAACTGAATCAGAGAAGAAGAGACGAGTCAGCGGAGGCTCGAGTACTTCATGAATAAAACTACAGGTTCATCAAGCTCAACTGTGACAGGAATCAGAGAACAGTGGTTTAACACACTGAAGGGTCAAAGGTTAAGAGGTGGAGTCATGGTGGCTGTGTTTGTGAAGCTGTGATGTAAGCGGATGCTTTCCACAGTTAAAGTGTGCCATCTCAGGCTGCAGGCTCATTGAAACACGTGTGACATTTAGTGACCTGCTGATGCGGAGGGAAATACTCAGGACAATAACAGGAAGTTGGAGCAGAGGCAGAAGAAGAGCGGGGTTATCCCAGAATGCACCCTGCCTGTGAGACATTCCTGAGGCTCGAAGCGGCTCCTGGAGGAATTAAAActatcagtttttttttaccctCTAAGGGAATCTCGGCGGCATGTCTGCCCGCTGAGCTGCAGCTCTGTATTTGGACAGCAGGCCGGGGGGTGGGAGGGGCTCAGCGAGGCGACGACAGCCCCCGACAGCTGCAGAGCCGCCTGAACGTTGACCTGCACTCACAGTAAGCCAGTGCAGGTGCTGCTCATTAACACAGCCTCAAAAAGCACGAGCCCGTGTGCGCACACAGACGCAGCGCTTGCGTCCTGCGGGGGGAGCTGTGGGCGGAGCTGCGGGACACTTATAGAGAAACACGAGCCTTCAAACTCACCTTGATGGAGTCGACCAGGTCCTCGACCAGGAACAGGCGTCTCAGTTCACCGATGGTCTTGTTGAGCTTGGCCAGAACCACGTCGCTGTACTTGTGGACCATGTCTTCAGACAGCGCCACCTCCTGGTCCAGATACTGCCTGCGGGGCACAGCAGAGGAGCAGGTCAACACTGTAAAAATatgctgcagttcctctagcgtccagcagaggcagagtGAGTCAGCCCCAAAGTGTTTTGGCCACTATAGATCATTTCCCCTTCATATGAAACGTGTATTTATGACTCACCCCGTTAAACTTTATTAATGCTTAAAGTgtgcattattaggggcgtcGACATTTTAACCACTTTAGTGTCATTTAAGACATTTACAATAtattttttctacatttttcttctatatcGAGCTTGGATGTTATATTTTTCTATAAAAATTCAAACTAATCATCAACTTCAGTAAAACTTTTCTTTGTATCAATAAAACCGTCACGCTCTCTGGTCGTATGAATCATGTACGCTCGAACTCTAGATCAACCGCTGGACACGCTGATCAGGAACAAACTGATGAAGTCAGTCAGGCTGTTTTCACGTTGTTACGATAAATAACTCATTCGCCTCTCTAACAATGTGTCGATGTAGCCTCCAGTTCAATGTCTAATGGAAGAGACGGCACCAGTACTGCTGCTGCGGTGGTGAAACTGCAGAGCAACACTAAATACTGTTTATCCTGGGAGGTGTACGCACGTTGGaaaactgcagcagcagaagaaagcaAACATGTGTAACAGGAAGTGACCGTTGGCGGCTGATCCACACTGTGTATGGTTACATTTCCACGCAGGTTACACCATCACTTCTCTGGCTTTACACAACTTTGCAAAGTTCACAGCTTTGACGGTTAAAACTtcaacatttgtttttaaatctaataAATCTACAGTGTGAGCTACATGCTAACGCTAAAATCTAGAAAGTCGTGTTTTTAGGTACAGACACGTCTGCTGTGAATATTCAGTGAAGCTGATTTAGTAAAGATGGAGCGTTTGCTGCACGATCACGTCTCCTCTGAGTAAAAACGAAGAAATCTGCAGGAAGTCAGACGTAATGCGACTCTGTTTATGCTAATCTGCATTAAACAGCCTGAGGTTTGCAGCGAGGAGGAGGAAACACCGTAAGGTTTTTCTCCGTCTGAGGGAACAAACCACCAAAGAAACGAGGAGCTCagcgtgacctttgaccttcactGCTGCAGTGAGAAAGGAGCGTATCTGATGTGAGGCGTGACTAACAGGAtaacaggagcagcagcagagagccGGAGCTCCGGCTGATAATCAGGATTAATCAGGTCGTTGATTTCTCTAACGGGATTGGCTGGGTTTAAATTCCTGATGAAATCTGACGAGCGGGGACTCGCACGGTCTGCCAACTCATTCAACTCCAATCTATGAATGCTGAACCTTCATCTCCTCCTTCACTCAAACCTCCTCCCGTTTCTCCTCCTGCTGGTTAAATCCCATCAGGAGGATTTTCCTGGTGTTTTAAAACAAACctatatttcctgttttgttttatcaaAGATCTGCTTCGTTTTGTCTCATCGAGACAGATTTTATGGAAACTCGGTGCCGATGAAACTGCTCGAGTTTTTCCAGCAGCTCAGAACAGATTGTTTTTATTAATGACCTTTGACCCTAAAACTGAAGAGGCCAGTGTGTGTCCTTCACACCCAACTGTGTCGTATTTTAGGATTTGGGCGTTTTATGTTGGTGCCCAATATGTATGCAGAGCTGGGAGCTACAGGGAGGTGCTGGGAGGAGCTACAGGGAGGTGCTGGGAGGAGCTACAGGGAGGTGCTGGGAGGAGCTACAGGGAAGTGCTGGGAGGAGCTACAGGGAGGTGCTGGGAGGAGCTACAGGGAGGTGCTGGGAGGAGCTACAGGGAAGTGCTGGGAGGAGCTACAGGGAGGTGCTGGGAGGAGCTACAGGGAGGTGCTGGGAGGAGCTACAGGGAGGTGCTGGGAGGAGCTACAGGGAGGTGCTGCAGCTTTCCTACTATGGTTTTAGCAGCTGAATTTCCCCTCAGCAGCTCCCGTGGACATGCACGACTCTCACTGTCTGACACTTTTAGACATTTAtcaaaaaaacatggaaaaataaaCTCCGACCTTTCGGACTCAAACCTCTGATAACTCTGCAGACGGGCGGTACTCACTTGAATGGGTGTCCCTCATCTGACTTCTGGATGGCCTGCAGGATGCCTTTGTATATCCTGAAGCAGATTGTGACTGAGAGCAGGGCCAGGCAGATGTAGGAGCACACGCTCACGATGCTGCACACCGTCAGggagaggagcagcagcagggcGGCGCCGAACACCACGCCCGTGGTCTTCACATCACGCCAGTAGAGGAGATCCACCACTGCAGCGGGAAGAGCAGCAAAAACCGTCATCGGGACAAGAAACAGTTTGTGACATTAGATATTCTAACTGATGATCTGCACAGTGACTCCAGGGTGATG
It encodes:
- the LOC100710178 gene encoding reticulon-3-B isoform X10; amino-acid sequence: MADSEEHQVSSTTPMFNDEVHHYQAEPDHYLVDDDIVDLVGGAKDALERHRAEDSVPDDFTQTSLPDLKDTETVPLPEPALKPAVPDSTGPASAHEEPEVVAPKAEPARTKIAPEPEPAPESDALPAVEPREAAPSPAEAAERSAVTAEPAAPASYVPSSSSKAQPHPLMQFPTVVDLLYWRDVKTTGVVFGAALLLLLSLTVCSIVSVCSYICLALLSVTICFRIYKGILQAIQKSDEGHPFKQYLDQEVALSEDMVHKYSDVVLAKLNKTIGELRRLFLVEDLVDSIKFAVLMWILTYVGALFNGLTLLILGVIAVFSCPIIYEKHQAQIDHYLALVNNQIKDVVGKIQAKVPGMKRKTE
- the LOC100710178 gene encoding reticulon-1-A isoform X11, with the protein product MADSEEHQVSSTTPMFNDEVHHYQAEPDHYLVDDDIVDLVGGAKDALERHRAEDSVPDDFTQTSLPDLKDTETVPLPEPALKPAVPDSTGPASAHEEPEVVAPKAEPARTKIAPEPEPAPESDALPAVEPREAAPSPAEAAERSAVTAEPAAPASCLLHRWKANLNSRVVDLLYWRDVKTTGVVFGAALLLLLSLTVCSIVSVCSYICLALLSVTICFRIYKGILQAIQKSDEGHPFKQYLDQEVALSEDMVHKYSDVVLAKLNKTIGELRRLFLVEDLVDSIKFAVLMWILTYVGALFNGLTLLILGVIAVFSCPIIYEKHQAQIDHYLALVNNQIKDVVGKIQAKVPGMKRKTE
- the LOC100710178 gene encoding reticulon-1-A isoform X12 encodes the protein MADSEEHQVSSTTPMFNDEVHHYQAEPDHYLVDDDIVDLVGGAKDALERHRAEDSVPDDFTQTSLPDLKDTETVPLPEPALKPAVPDSTGPASAHEEPEVVAPKAEPARTKIAPEPEPAPESDALPAVEPREAAPSPAEAAERSAVTAEPAAPASLVDLLYWRDVKTTGVVFGAALLLLLSLTVCSIVSVCSYICLALLSVTICFRIYKGILQAIQKSDEGHPFKQYLDQEVALSEDMVHKYSDVVLAKLNKTIGELRRLFLVEDLVDSIKFAVLMWILTYVGALFNGLTLLILGVIAVFSCPIIYEKHQAQIDHYLALVNNQIKDVVGKIQAKVPGMKRKTE
- the LOC100710178 gene encoding reticulon-4 isoform X15, which encodes MLGLLHRWKANLNSRVVDLLYWRDVKTTGVVFGAALLLLLSLTVCSIVSVCSYICLALLSVTICFRIYKGILQAIQKSDEGHPFKQYLDQEVALSEDMVHKYSDVVLAKLNKTIGELRRLFLVEDLVDSIKFAVLMWILTYVGALFNGLTLLILGVIAVFSCPIIYEKHQAQIDHYLALVNNQIKDVVGKIQAKVPGMKRKTE
- the LOC100710178 gene encoding reticulon-1-A isoform X14 yields the protein MPGPPPLSHLSQRSFKMDAKCVVDLLYWRDVKTTGVVFGAALLLLLSLTVCSIVSVCSYICLALLSVTICFRIYKGILQAIQKSDEGHPFKQYLDQEVALSEDMVHKYSDVVLAKLNKTIGELRRLFLVEDLVDSIKFAVLMWILTYVGALFNGLTLLILGVIAVFSCPIIYEKHQAQIDHYLALVNNQIKDVVGKIQAKVPGMKRKTE
- the LOC100710178 gene encoding reticulon-4 isoform X13, which translates into the protein MDNNSVDRKECDAAAKHWKEQVVDLLYWRDVKTTGVVFGAALLLLLSLTVCSIVSVCSYICLALLSVTICFRIYKGILQAIQKSDEGHPFKQYLDQEVALSEDMVHKYSDVVLAKLNKTIGELRRLFLVEDLVDSIKFAVLMWILTYVGALFNGLTLLILGVIAVFSCPIIYEKHQAQIDHYLALVNNQIKDVVGKIQAKVPGMKRKTE
- the LOC100710178 gene encoding reticulon-3 isoform X9, whose protein sequence is MADSEEHQVSSTTPMFNDEVHHYQAEPDHYLVDDDIVDLVGGAKDALERHRAEDSVPDDFTQTSLPDLKDTETVPLPEPALKPAVPDSTGPASAHEEPEVVAPKAEPARTKIAPEPEPAPESDALPAVEPREAAPSPAEAAERSAVTAEPAAPASCLLHRWKANLNSRDVPSSSSKAQPHPLMQFPTVVDLLYWRDVKTTGVVFGAALLLLLSLTVCSIVSVCSYICLALLSVTICFRIYKGILQAIQKSDEGHPFKQYLDQEVALSEDMVHKYSDVVLAKLNKTIGELRRLFLVEDLVDSIKFAVLMWILTYVGALFNGLTLLILGVIAVFSCPIIYEKHQAQIDHYLALVNNQIKDVVGKIQAKVPGMKRKTE